A portion of the bacterium genome contains these proteins:
- a CDS encoding BatA domain-containing protein: MTFGVPAALWALAAVPALIALYLLRVRRREHVVSSILLWVRSAPSPSAFRPSRRIERSLLLLLQILAAAGLAAALAQPSVPGWAA; encoded by the coding sequence GTGACGTTCGGCGTCCCCGCCGCGCTGTGGGCGCTCGCCGCCGTCCCGGCGCTCATCGCGCTCTACCTGCTGCGGGTCAGGCGCCGCGAGCACGTCGTAAGCAGCATCCTCCTGTGGGTCAGGTCCGCCCCGTCGCCGTCGGCGTTTCGCCCGTCGCGCCGGATCGAGCGCAGTCTACTGCTGCTTCTGCAGATCCTGGCCGCGGCCGGCCTCGCGGCGGCGCTGGCGCAGCCGTCCGTGCCCGGCTGGGCGGCC